From the genome of Pseudomonas putida:
CCCTCGGCCTGGTGCACCTGGAAGAACTGCTTCACTTCGTCGAGGATCTGCGCGAAATCGCGGGTCTTGTAGCCGCTGCTGGCCTTGATGGTGTTGCCGTGCATCGGGTCGGAGCTCCACAACACCTTGCGTCCCTCGCGCTCGACGGTGCGGATCAGCCGCGGCAAGTGCTCGCCGACCTTGCCGGCGCCCATGCGCACGATCAGGTTCAGGCGGCCTGGGTCGTTCGATGGGTTGAGGATGTCGATGAGGCGGATCAGCTCCTCGGAGTCCATGCTTGGGCCGACCTTCACCCCGATCGGGTTGTGCACCCCGCGCAGGAACTCGACGTGGGCGCCGTCGAGCTGGCGCGTGCGGTCGCCGATCCACAGCATGTGCGCCGAGCAGTCATAGTAGTCGCCGGTCAGGCTGTCGCTGCGCACGAAGGCTTCTTCATAGTTGAGCAGCAACGCCTCGTGGGCGGTGAAGAAGCTGGTTTCGCGCAGTTGCGGGGCGCTGTCCAGGCCGCAGGCGCGCATGAACGCCAGGGTTTCGTCGATGCGGTTGGCCAGTTGGTGGTACTTGTCGGCCAGCGCCGAGTTGGCGATGAAGTCCAGGTTCCACTTGTGCACCTGGTGCAGGTCGGCGAAGCCGCCCTGGGCGAAGGCGCGCAGCAGGTTGAGGCTGGCGGTGGCCTGGTGGTAGGCCTGCAGCAGGCGTTCGGGGTCGGGTACGCGGCTCTTGGCGTCGAAGCCGATGCCATTGACGATGTCGCCGCGGTAGGCGGGCAGGGTGATGTCGCCGATGGTCTCGTCATTCGCCGAGCGTGGCTTGGCGAACTGACCGGCCATGCGTCCCACCTTCACCACCGGGCAACCGGCGGCAAACGTCATCACGATGGCCATTTGCAGCAGCACCTTGAAGGTGTCGCGGATCTTCGCCGCCGAGAACTCGGCGAAACTCTCGGCGCAGTCGCCGCCCTGCAGCAGGAAGGCGCGCCCTTCGGTGACCTCGGCGAACTGTCGGCGCAGCTCGCGCGCCTCGCCGGCGAACACCAGCGGCGGGTAGCTGGCCAAGGTCTGCTCGACCCGCGCCAGGTGCGCGGCGTCGGGATAGGTCGGTTGCTGCTGGATCGGCAGGGCGCGCCAGCTGTCGGGGCTCCACGGGTGGTTCATCACAGGCTCGATCAGGTAGGGAATAGGCTTGCCTGCCATGTTAACAGCTGGCGCTGTGCTTGTTGCATCGAGGGCGTTGACGGACAATGCGCGTTTTACGCGGGTGGATGGCGAGTACATGGCGACGGAGCGGGAAGAGCGGCTGTTGGCTCGGGTCGAGGATGCCTTCGGCGTCATCAGCGTGTACGAGGTGGAGGACTATCGCTTTCTCGAGTTCGGCGATGCCATCGAGCAAAGCTGCGTGTTCACCGCCGATCCCAGCTGGCTCGAGTACGACTACACCCGCGCCATGCTGGTCGGCGCGTTGTGCCATGAGCAACCGGAAAGCGCGTTGTTCCTTGGCCTGGGCGCCGGCACGCTGACCCAGGCGTGCATGAAGTTCCTGCCGCTCGAAGACATCGAGGCCATCGAGCTGCGCCCGGACGTGCCGCGCCTGGCCATGGAATACCTGGGCCTGGACGACGACCCTCGGTTGTACGTTCGGGTCGGCGATGCCCTGGACCTGCTGCCCACGGCGGAAAAGACCGACCTGCTGTTCGTCGACCTGTACACCGACCATGGCCCGGGCGTCGGGCACCTGGCCTGGACCTTCCTGGAAAACTGCCAGAAGCAGCTCAACCCCGGTGGCTGGCTGGTGATCAACCAATGGGCCAGCGATGACGGCCGGCCGCTGGGTGCGGCGCTGCTGCGCGGGTTGTACCTGCGGCATTACTGGGAGCTGCCGGTGAAGGAGGGTAATGTGATCCTGCTGGTGCCGGCGGATCTTGAGCAGCAGTTGGACCTGGACGGCCTGCGGGCACGGGCCGCGGCCCTGGCGCCGCGCTTGGGGTATAGCCTTGAGGGGTTGATTGGCGAGATCCGCGCGGCGACCTGACCTGTGTGGGAGCGGGCTCGTGTCGCGAAAGGGCCGCACAGCGGCCCCGGCCATCTCTGCGGCCATGCTGAAATCGGGGGCTGCGTTGCAGCCCTTTCGCGACACAAGGCCGCTCCCACCTCGATCGGGTTGGCTTCATGGGATTATCGTTTCAGCTCCGGGTTCCGGATGGCTCGAAAATGGTCTCCACAGGCAAAAAATTTCCTCACTGTCCCCGGCCAATTCAGGTATAGTACGCGCCGGTCTTTTAGCGGACCTCAAAATCAGGTGGTGCAAATCCTCCGAGTCCAGCTTCGGCTGCACGTCCGCTAGGCGGACTTTCCCAAGTTTTCTTTTTCAATCGTTTTCGCAAATCCCCGCCGCCAAAGCTGCCTGGGTGACCTTCTGGTCTTTCAAGGCATGTGCAGCTTTGGAGCATGGGTCTTTGCGGATGCACCTAGAGGCAGACCCATGACCCAGGAAACCGGCGGCTTCGCCGCTCTCGATCTCAATCCGAACATTGTTGCCGCCGTTCTGGCTACCGGCTACGAAGAGCCGTCGGCCATTCAGCAACAATCGATCCCGATCATCCTCGCCGGTCACGACATGATCGGCCAGGCGCAGACTGGCACCGGCAAGACCGCTGCCTTCGCCCTGCCGATCCTCAACAAGATCGATGTGAGCAAGCGCGAACCGCAAGCCCTGATCCTGGCGCCAACCCGTGAGTTGGCGCTGCAAGTAGCCACCGCTTTCGAAACCTACGCCAAGCAGATGCCAGGCGTGAACGTGGTGGCCGTATACGGTGGTGCCCCGATGGGCCCACAGCTGCGCGCTATCCGTAACGGCGCGCAAATCGTCGTGGCCACCCCGGGCCGTCTCTGCGACCACCTGCGTCGCGACGAGAAAGTCCTGTCCACCGTGCAGTACCTGGTACTGGACGAAGCCGACGAAATGCTCAAGCTGGGCTTCATGGACGACCTCGAAGTGATCTTCGATGCCATCCCGGCCAGCCGCCAGACCGTATTGTTCTCCGCAACCCTGCCGTCGTCGATCCGCTCGATCGCCGAACGTCACCTGCGCGAGCCCAAGCACGTCAAGATCCAGAGCAAGACCCAGACCGTTACCGCGATCGACCAGGCCCACCTGATGGTGCACGCCGACCAGAAGATCCCGGCTGTGCTGCGTCTGCTGGAAGTCGAGGAGTTCGACGCGCTGATCGCCTTCGTGCGTACCAAGCAAGCCACCCTGGACCTGGCCGCCGCGCTGGAAGCCAAGGGTTACAAGGCTGCCGCGCTGAACGGCGACATCGCCCAGAACCAGCGTGAGCGCGTCATCGACTCGCTCAAGGATGGTCGCCTGGACATCGTCGTCGCCACCGACGTCGCTGCCCGTGGCCTGGACGTACCGCGTATCACCCACGTGTTCAACGTCGACATGCCGTACGATCCAGAGTCCTACGTGCACCGTATCGGTCGTACCGGCCGTGCCGGTCGCGAAGGCCGTGCGCTGCTGCTGGTCACCCCGCGTGAGCGCCGCATGCTGCAGGTGATCGAGCGTGTGACCGGGCAGAAGGTCGCCGAAGCGCGTCTGCCGAACGCTCAAGCCGTGCTCGATGCGCGCATCAAGAAGCTGACCAACAGCCTGGCACCACTGGTTGCCGAAGCCGAAGCGACCCATGGCGAGCTGTTCGACCGCCTGACCGCCGACCTCGGTTGCAGCGCCCGTGCCCTGGCCTCGGCGCTGCTGCGCAAGGCCACCAATGGCCAGGCCCTGGATCTGGCCGCAGTCGAGCGCGAGCAGCCGCTGGTACCGAGCTTCGCCCCGCGTGGCGAGCGTACCGAGCGTGGCGAGCGCAGTGACCGTGGCGACCGTGGTGACCGCGAGCGTCGTGCACCGATGCCGCTGGCCGAAGGCCGCGTGCGTTGCCGTACCGCCCTGGGCGCCCGTGACGGTATCGCCGCCAAGAACCTGCTCGGCGCGATCCTCAACGAGGGTGGCCTGGCGCGTGACGCCATCGGCCGCATCCAGGTACGTGACAGCTTCAGCCTGATCGAGCTGCCGGAAGATGGCCTGGAGCGTCTGCTGTCCAAGCTCAAGGACACCCGCGTGGCTGGCAAGCAGCTGAAGCTGCGTCGCTACCGCGAGGATTGATCCTGGCGCAATGAAAAAATCCCCGGCCTAGGTCGGGGATTTTTTTTTGCCTGTGCCATTTTGGGTCTGCTCCGCAGCCCATCGCGACACAAGGCCGCTCCCACAGGTACAGCACAATCCATGAAGTTTGCGCTGCACTTGTGGGAGCGGCCTTGTGTCGCGAAAGGGGCGCAACGCGCCCCCGGCAATTGTCAGTCGAACCGATAGATATCCATCCCCAGCGCCCCCAGGGTGAAGCCCTGGTGCACCACCGCGAACGGTGCCTGCTGCCGATAATCGAGCAACGCCGCCTGGTCATTTTCAAGGACACCCGCGTGGCTGGCAAGCAGCTGAAGCTGCGTCGCTACCGCGAGGATTGATCCTGGCGAAATGAAAAAATCCCCGGCCTAGGTCGGGGATTTTTTTTTGCCTGTGCCATTTTGGGTCTGCTCCGCAGCCCATCGCGACACAAGGCCGCTCCCACAGGTACAGCACAATCCATGAAGTTTGCGCTGCACTTGTGGGAGCGGCCTTGTGTCGCGAAAGGGCGCAACGCGCCCCGGCAATCGTCAGTCGAACCGATAGATATCCATCCCCAGCGCCCCCAGGGTGAAGCCCTGGTGCACCACCGCGAACGGTGCCTGCTGCCTATAATCGAGCAACGCCGCCTGGTCATTTTCAAGGACACCCGCGTGGCTGGCAAGCAGCTGAAGCTGCGTCGCTACCGCGAGGATTGATCCTGGCGCAATGAAAAAATCCCCGGCCTAGGTCGGGGATTTTTTTTGCCTGTGCCATTTTGGGTCTGCTCCGCAGCCGATCGCGACACAAGGCCGCTCCCACAGGTACAGCACAATCCATGAAGTTTGCGCTGCACTTGTGGGAGCGGCCTTGTGTCGCGAAAGGGGCGCAACGCGCCCCGGCAATCGTCAGTCGAACCGATAGATATCCATCCCCAGCGCCCCCAGGGTGAAGCCCTGGTGCACCACCGCGAACGGTGCCTGCTGCCGATAATCGAGCAACGCCGCCTGGTCATTTTCAAGGACACCCGCGTGGCTGGCAAGCAGCTGAAGCTGCGTCGCTACCGCGAGGATTGATCCTGGCGCAATGAAAAAATCCCCGGCCTAGGTCGGGGATTTTTTTTTGCCTGTGCCATTTTGGGTCTGCTCCGCAGCCCATCGCGACACAAGGCCGCTCCCACAGGTACAGCACAATCCATGAAGTTTGCGCTGCACTTGTGGGAGCGGCCTTGTGTCGCGAAAGGGGCGCAACGCGCCCCGGC
Proteins encoded in this window:
- a CDS encoding class II 3-deoxy-7-phosphoheptulonate synthase, whose amino-acid sequence is MNHPWSPDSWRALPIQQQPTYPDAAHLARVEQTLASYPPLVFAGEARELRRQFAEVTEGRAFLLQGGDCAESFAEFSAAKIRDTFKVLLQMAIVMTFAAGCPVVKVGRMAGQFAKPRSANDETIGDITLPAYRGDIVNGIGFDAKSRVPDPERLLQAYHQATASLNLLRAFAQGGFADLHQVHKWNLDFIANSALADKYHQLANRIDETLAFMRACGLDSAPQLRETSFFTAHEALLLNYEEAFVRSDSLTGDYYDCSAHMLWIGDRTRQLDGAHVEFLRGVHNPIGVKVGPSMDSEELIRLIDILNPSNDPGRLNLIVRMGAGKVGEHLPRLIRTVEREGRKVLWSSDPMHGNTIKASSGYKTRDFAQILDEVKQFFQVHQAEGSHAGGIHIEMTGQNVTECIGGARPITEDALSDRYHTHCDPRMNADQSLELAFLIAETLKQVRR
- a CDS encoding spermidine synthase, whose translation is MATEREERLLARVEDAFGVISVYEVEDYRFLEFGDAIEQSCVFTADPSWLEYDYTRAMLVGALCHEQPESALFLGLGAGTLTQACMKFLPLEDIEAIELRPDVPRLAMEYLGLDDDPRLYVRVGDALDLLPTAEKTDLLFVDLYTDHGPGVGHLAWTFLENCQKQLNPGGWLVINQWASDDGRPLGAALLRGLYLRHYWELPVKEGNVILLVPADLEQQLDLDGLRARAAALAPRLGYSLEGLIGEIRAAT